From the uncultured Trichococcus sp. genome, one window contains:
- a CDS encoding YhcH/YjgK/YiaL family protein, which yields MIIDTLANLEFYKGLNEQLYKGLKFLKETDVAALPVGRYEIDGDTVFALVQEYETHLPEECRWEAHYKYTDIQYVVEGSERMGWKTLDGVVKTEDCPEDDVYFFESDGDHFVLHAGQLAVFTPQDAHRPGMAVDEPAPIKKIVVKVAM from the coding sequence ATGATCATTGACACACTGGCTAATTTGGAATTTTATAAAGGATTGAATGAGCAGCTCTATAAGGGACTGAAGTTTTTGAAAGAAACGGATGTTGCAGCTTTACCTGTAGGACGTTACGAGATCGACGGCGATACGGTGTTCGCGTTGGTACAGGAATATGAGACGCATCTGCCGGAGGAATGTCGCTGGGAAGCGCACTACAAGTACACTGACATCCAGTATGTGGTGGAAGGCAGCGAAAGGATGGGCTGGAAAACGCTGGATGGCGTCGTGAAAACGGAGGATTGTCCGGAAGATGATGTTTACTTCTTTGAGTCTGATGGCGACCATTTCGTGCTGCATGCGGGTCAGTTGGCGGTGTTCACGCCGCAGGATGCCCACCGTCCGGGAATGGCAGTTGATGAGCCGGCACCGATCAAGAAGATCGTAGTAAAAGTGGCGATGTAA
- a CDS encoding sugar transferase, with protein MEYLKVKRVIDLVLSVLAAVILSPLFLILFIAIKMDTPGPIFFKQKRVGINKTHFHILKFRTMRIDTPKDTPTHLLGNPDQYITKVGKFLRKTSLDELPQIFNIIKGEMAIIGPRPALWNQYDLIAERDKYNANDVRPGLTGWAQINGRDELPIDVKSELDGEYIKKMNFVFDVKCFVGTITSVLKSDGVIEGGTGALSEGGNQ; from the coding sequence ATGGAGTATTTGAAGGTAAAAAGAGTGATTGACTTAGTTCTTTCAGTATTGGCCGCAGTCATTTTATCACCATTATTCTTAATTTTATTTATAGCAATAAAAATGGATACACCGGGTCCTATCTTCTTTAAGCAAAAAAGAGTTGGAATCAACAAAACGCATTTTCATATTTTGAAGTTCCGTACAATGCGTATCGATACTCCCAAGGACACACCAACGCATTTATTAGGAAATCCTGATCAATACATCACTAAAGTCGGTAAATTCCTGAGAAAAACAAGCTTGGATGAATTGCCTCAAATCTTCAACATCATCAAAGGCGAAATGGCCATCATCGGACCACGACCTGCATTGTGGAATCAGTACGATCTGATTGCTGAAAGAGACAAGTACAATGCAAATGATGTGCGCCCAGGTTTAACCGGTTGGGCTCAAATTAATGGCCGCGATGAGTTGCCAATTGATGTCAAATCTGAGTTGGATGGCGAGTATATAAAAAAAATGAATTTCGTATTCGATGTGAAATGCTTTGTCGGAACCATTACAAGCGTTTTGAAAAGCGATGGAGTTATTGAAGGCGGCACAGGTGCGCTAAGTGAAGGAGGTAATCAATAG
- a CDS encoding NAD-dependent epimerase/dehydratase family protein, translating to MKRILITGANSYIGTSFEKWMTQWPEKYQLDSVGTRNDEWKELDFSPYDTIFHVAGIAHQDAKADQEELYYKVNRDLTIEVAKKAKAEGVKQFIFMSSMIVYGASSKIGETKVITRDTVPEPINFYGNSKLQAEQGILPLQSEGFNVVVIRPPMIYGKDSKGNYPLLAKFAKITPIFPDIDNKRSMLHIDNLTELIRLLISKNEHGIFFPQNKEYVKTSEMVRTIADISGKKMKLVKIFNPTLYLLSNKIDLINKVFGDLSYDMSLSDLKHDYRIKDLKKSIISTEVES from the coding sequence ATGAAGAGAATATTGATTACAGGTGCCAATAGCTATATTGGCACCTCTTTTGAAAAATGGATGACGCAATGGCCGGAAAAATACCAGTTGGATAGCGTAGGTACAAGAAATGATGAATGGAAAGAACTTGATTTTTCTCCATATGACACAATTTTTCATGTAGCGGGGATTGCCCACCAAGATGCGAAAGCAGATCAAGAAGAACTTTACTACAAAGTAAATCGGGACCTCACTATTGAAGTTGCTAAAAAAGCTAAGGCTGAAGGAGTCAAACAGTTCATTTTTATGAGCAGCATGATTGTGTATGGTGCAAGCAGTAAAATCGGGGAAACCAAAGTTATCACAAGAGATACTGTTCCGGAGCCAATTAATTTCTACGGAAACAGTAAGCTTCAAGCGGAACAGGGAATCCTTCCACTACAGTCGGAAGGATTTAATGTTGTCGTCATCCGTCCGCCGATGATTTACGGGAAAGATTCAAAAGGAAACTATCCGCTTTTGGCTAAGTTCGCGAAGATTACTCCAATATTTCCAGATATCGACAATAAAAGAAGTATGTTGCATATCGATAATTTAACTGAATTAATTCGTTTATTAATTAGCAAAAATGAGCATGGAATTTTTTTCCCACAGAATAAAGAATATGTGAAGACATCAGAGATGGTTAGGACAATCGCCGATATTAGTGGGAAAAAAATGAAATTAGTAAAAATATTTAATCCGACTTTATATTTATTATCTAATAAAATCGATTTGATAAATAAGGTGTTTGGCGATTTGAGTTACGATATGTCATTAAGTGATTTAAAACATGATTATCGTATTAAAGATTTAAAAAAATCAATTATTTCTACTGAAGTGGAGAGTTAA
- a CDS encoding glycosyltransferase family 4 protein — protein MKKVLMLVNHDVVIYNFRKELVERLLEDGYEVIISSPYGERIDDLVQMGCQYIEATISRHGTNILEELKLLAHYRKIIKDVKPDVVLSYTIKPNIYGGMACRVLNVPYIANITGLGTAVENAGLMQKISIGLYKVAFKKINCVFFQNTENMQFFIDNNIAIGKHRLVPGSGVNLEQFQPLSYPNDNTIEFVFISRIMKEKGIEQYLEAAEVIRGKYPNTRFHICGFCEQKYEEKLNELQSKGIIIYHGMVRDIRQIMRKTHCTIHPTYYPEGISNVLLESSACARPLITTNRSGCREVVDTGINGYIIEQKNSQDLIEKIEDFINLDNTNRKQMGLAGRRKVEVEFDRQIVVSAYLEEITKVMNWMEIENGLQKDNKEPEVTT, from the coding sequence ATGAAGAAAGTCCTTATGTTAGTAAATCATGATGTTGTAATTTATAACTTCAGGAAAGAACTTGTTGAGAGGTTATTAGAAGATGGGTATGAGGTCATTATTTCATCACCGTATGGAGAACGAATTGATGACCTAGTACAAATGGGTTGCCAGTACATCGAAGCCACTATTTCTAGGCATGGTACGAATATACTAGAAGAGTTAAAACTACTCGCACACTATAGAAAAATAATAAAAGATGTCAAACCAGATGTAGTACTCTCCTATACGATTAAACCTAATATTTACGGGGGAATGGCATGTAGAGTATTGAATGTTCCTTATATTGCAAATATAACTGGATTGGGTACTGCGGTTGAGAATGCTGGACTGATGCAAAAAATTTCTATTGGGCTATATAAGGTAGCATTCAAAAAAATTAACTGTGTTTTTTTTCAAAATACTGAGAATATGCAATTTTTTATAGATAATAATATAGCTATTGGCAAACATAGATTAGTTCCAGGGTCAGGAGTGAATTTAGAACAATTTCAACCACTATCTTATCCGAATGATAATACAATCGAGTTTGTTTTTATTTCAAGAATAATGAAAGAAAAAGGAATAGAACAGTACTTAGAAGCTGCAGAAGTTATTCGTGGTAAATATCCCAACACGAGATTTCATATATGTGGTTTTTGCGAACAGAAATATGAAGAAAAATTAAATGAGCTTCAATCTAAAGGTATAATTATCTATCATGGAATGGTAAGGGACATTAGGCAAATTATGAGGAAGACACACTGTACTATTCATCCTACATATTATCCCGAGGGAATATCGAATGTATTGCTAGAGAGTTCCGCATGTGCGAGACCTCTGATAACAACAAACAGATCCGGATGTCGTGAAGTTGTTGATACGGGAATCAATGGGTATATAATTGAACAAAAAAACTCACAAGATTTAATTGAGAAAATTGAGGATTTTATAAATTTAGATAATACCAATAGAAAACAAATGGGACTTGCGGGTAGAAGGAAAGTAGAAGTAGAATTTGACAGACAGATTGTTGTTAGTGCATACCTTGAAGAAATTACAAAAGTGATGAATTGGATGGAGATTGAAAATGGATTACAAAAGGATAATAAAGAGCCAGAAGTTACGACTTAA
- a CDS encoding ATP-grasp fold amidoligase family protein: MDYKRIIKSQKLRLKILSFTDFIPSSLMIKLQYKLATGRNLNLNKPERFTEKLQWYKLYYQDALMTQCADKYSVRDYINSKGFGDILVPLFGVYEDARDINFDILPDKFVLKTTNGSHTNILCEDKSKLDTAETIRTLNGWLSEKAEKAGREWAYYDIKPRIICEKYLEKDDNNDLVDYKFFCFNGIPVCLYVIVERFLKGGAKLAIYDLNFAKMPFIRADIAGTTKAVKKPKNFDRMIEISKCLSEDFPHVRVDLYNIDGEIFFGELTFYDGSGYKGFIPDEFDKFLGDKFYLPEVMK; this comes from the coding sequence ATGGATTACAAAAGGATAATAAAGAGCCAGAAGTTACGACTTAAAATACTTAGTTTTACAGACTTTATTCCAAGCAGCTTAATGATTAAACTGCAGTACAAACTTGCTACTGGGAGAAATCTGAATTTGAATAAACCCGAAAGATTTACTGAAAAATTGCAATGGTATAAATTATATTATCAAGATGCGCTTATGACTCAATGTGCTGATAAGTACAGTGTTCGAGATTATATCAACTCAAAAGGGTTTGGAGATATATTAGTGCCTTTATTCGGGGTATATGAAGATGCAAGGGATATTAATTTTGATATATTACCAGATAAGTTTGTTTTAAAGACGACAAATGGTAGTCATACTAATATTTTATGTGAAGACAAATCTAAGTTAGATACAGCAGAAACGATAAGAACGCTTAATGGATGGCTGAGTGAGAAAGCAGAAAAAGCTGGAAGAGAATGGGCATATTATGATATTAAACCAAGAATAATATGTGAGAAATATCTTGAAAAAGATGATAATAATGATTTAGTAGATTATAAGTTTTTTTGCTTCAATGGAATTCCTGTATGTCTATATGTGATTGTTGAAAGATTCTTAAAAGGAGGAGCTAAATTAGCAATATATGATTTAAATTTCGCCAAAATGCCCTTTATAAGAGCGGACATCGCGGGAACAACAAAAGCGGTGAAGAAACCCAAAAATTTTGATAGAATGATTGAAATATCGAAATGTTTATCTGAGGATTTTCCACATGTCAGAGTTGATTTATATAATATTGATGGAGAAATATTTTTTGGCGAATTAACATTTTATGATGGTAGTGGTTATAAAGGTTTTATACCAGACGAGTTTGACAAATTTTTAGGAGATAAGTTTTATTTACCTGAGGTAATGAAATGA
- a CDS encoding glycosyltransferase, translating to MRILFCHDGPLRKDEFNNYYGTAHNDDTFKRYYNIANDLAVATRVSKIINSEAKVTLSKITVSPFDVIECPNLSNFKGLFVDRLKAKKIIYSEVEKSDYIVVRLPSVLGFIAIDAAIKNNKPYLIEVVACPWDAFWNHSLKGKFVAPFMYYSTKKRVGNAKYSIYVTNNFLQNRYPTSGKSVNCSNVSLTEFSDDILARRIEKIKNINDNSKIVIGTTAAVDVKYKGQQYVIQALGKLKQQGITHFEYQLIGGGNQDYLKSVAKKHDVVDQVIFLGSLPHRKVFEWLDKIDLYAQPSRQEGLPRALIEAMSRGLPAFGANTAGIPELLDKNYIFSNTSRNIKEICLMLENIDIELMIDQSKRNFFESKSYKKELIEDRRIDFFNSFKNKY from the coding sequence ATGAGAATATTATTTTGTCACGATGGTCCGCTTAGGAAAGATGAATTCAATAATTATTACGGCACAGCACATAATGATGATACTTTTAAAAGGTATTACAATATAGCAAATGATTTAGCTGTTGCAACTAGAGTTAGTAAAATTATAAACAGTGAGGCAAAAGTAACGTTATCAAAAATTACTGTTTCTCCATTTGATGTTATCGAATGCCCAAATCTTTCAAATTTTAAGGGGCTTTTTGTAGATAGGTTAAAAGCAAAAAAAATTATATACTCTGAGGTAGAAAAATCAGACTATATAGTTGTTAGACTTCCTAGCGTATTAGGGTTCATTGCTATAGATGCAGCAATAAAAAATAACAAACCGTATCTAATAGAAGTAGTTGCTTGTCCTTGGGATGCTTTCTGGAATCATAGTTTAAAAGGGAAATTTGTAGCACCATTCATGTATTATTCAACTAAAAAACGTGTTGGAAATGCAAAGTATTCTATTTATGTAACAAATAATTTCTTGCAAAATAGGTATCCAACTAGTGGGAAAAGCGTTAATTGCTCTAATGTGTCATTAACGGAGTTTAGTGATGATATTTTAGCAAGACGAATTGAAAAAATAAAGAACATTAATGATAATAGTAAAATAGTGATTGGAACAACTGCGGCAGTTGATGTCAAGTATAAGGGGCAGCAATATGTTATTCAAGCATTAGGTAAACTAAAACAACAGGGGATTACTCACTTTGAATATCAACTTATAGGCGGAGGTAATCAAGATTATCTAAAATCAGTAGCAAAAAAACATGACGTGGTGGATCAAGTTATTTTTTTGGGCTCATTACCACATAGGAAAGTATTTGAATGGTTAGACAAAATAGATTTATATGCACAGCCAAGTCGTCAAGAAGGATTGCCAAGAGCTCTAATAGAAGCAATGAGTCGAGGTTTGCCAGCATTTGGGGCGAACACAGCGGGCATACCTGAACTTTTGGATAAAAATTACATTTTTAGTAATACAAGCCGAAATATTAAAGAGATTTGTTTAATGTTGGAAAATATTGACATTGAATTGATGATTGACCAATCTAAACGTAATTTTTTTGAATCTAAAAGTTATAAAAAAGAATTAATTGAAGATAGACGAATTGATTTTTTTAATAGCTTCAAAAATAAATATTGA